From one Equus asinus isolate D_3611 breed Donkey chromosome 5, EquAss-T2T_v2, whole genome shotgun sequence genomic stretch:
- the LUZP1 gene encoding leucine zipper protein 1, which produces MAEFTSYKDTASSRHLRFKLQSLSRRLDELEEATKNLQKAEDELLDLQDKVIQAEGSNSSMLAEIEVLRQRVLRIEGKDEEIKKAEDLCQLMKEKLEEEENLTRELKAEIEQLQKRMAELEKLEEAFSRSKNDCTQLCLSLNEERNLTKKISSELEMLRVKVKELESSEDRLGKTEQSLVSELEKLKSLTLSFVSERKYLNEKEKENEKLIKELTQKLEQNKKMNRDYTRNASNLLDRNDLRIEDGISSTLPSKESRRKGSLDYLKQVENETRNKSENEKNRNQEDNKVKDLNQEIEKLKTQIKHFESLEEELKKMKAKNNDLQDNYLSEQNKNKLLASQLEEIKLQIKKQKELENGEVEGEEAFLSSKGRHERTKSRGLGSEVPVSRHAPRELSPQQRRERHRNRELAVNNENYPLSNRQASSPSLTARRTTRASNPGAGADGGAQDMKRAEDRFASGSSQSEGKKCREQPSVLSRYPPAAQEHSKAWKGTPKPGTESGLKGKVEKTTRTFSETTHGSVPNDTLGRADKASDASAEALFGRRGQGPGSGSQVTQASDSGSSKTIGALASSRRSSSEGLSKGRKAASGPEADTTSANAKAALLSKYPYSSRSQENILQGFSTPNKGVDQPIAVVMEDSSQHEALRCRVIKSSGRENPDSDDDVDVVSLVTAKLVNTTITPEPEPRQQLNSREKARSRGGLRAALFENDKDAGAENESVKPVRASTNAVEFPDANGAGVKSQRPFSPREALRSRAVIKPIIVDKDVKKIMGGSGTEAALEKQQSTSTSVWPGPNKVTSSITIYPSDSGSPRANPGEGLRERHTSTSNIQVGPPELTSVSNHVSSPFELSIHKHDITLQFTEAEGAGDASLKNRPETVVSRSSIIIKPSDPVERNSHAPPVETIRWKSHSAPSEVGPSDARHVTVRNAWKSRRDLNSLEDPLTRAVKNVEPSNAYTQRSSTDCSDLEQPRPHLFEQGARRVGNSGEAPELTSRRTQSSLTVSEVLTRRNRVGDAVPAAAWNHSAGMEEGDDYTLSACRRLHNSLERSELPAKQGLPEPGQGRAEERLRPTRPCAEEN; this is translated from the exons ATGGCCGAATTTACAAGCTACAAAGATACTGCCTCTAGCCGCCACCTGCGGTTTAAGTTACAGAGTTTAAGCCGCCGCCTTGATGAGCTGGAGGAAGCCACAAAAAACCTCCAGAAAGCGGAGGATGAGCTCCTGGACCTCCAGGACAAGGTGATACAGGCCGAAGGCAGCAACTCCAGCATGTTGGCCGAGATCGAAGTGCTGCGCCAACGAGTGCTGAGGATCGAGGGCAAAGACGAGGAAATTAAGAAAGCGGAGGATTTGTGCCAGCTGATGAAGGAGAAACTTGAAGAGGAGGAAAACCTTACCCGGGAGCTGAAAGCCGAGATTGAGCAGCTTCAGAAACGAATGGCTGAACTGGAGAAGCTAGAGGAGGCCTTCAGCAGGAGTAAGAATGACTGTACCCAACTCTGTTTGAGCCTGAACGAGGAGAGAAACCTGACAAAGAAAATCTCCTCGGAGCTGGAAATGCTCAGGGTCAAAGTGAAAGAACTGGAATCTTCCGAGGACCGCCTGGGTAAAACTGAGCAGAGTTTAGTGTCAGAGTTGGAAAAGCTGAAATCATTAACTCTGAGCTTTGTAAGtgagagaaaatacttgaatgagaaggagaaagaaaatgagaaactgaTAAAAGAGCTCACTCAAAAACTGGaacagaacaaaaaaatgaaccGAGATTACACAAGGAATGCTTCGAATCTCCTAGACAGGAACGACCTGCGGATCGAGGACGGCATCTCCTCCACACTCCCGTCCAAAGAGTCGAGGAGGAAGGGCAGTCTGGACTATCTAAAGCAAGTGgagaatgaaacaagaaacaagtcaGAAAACGAGAAGAACCGAAATCAGGAAGACAATAAAGTCAAAGACCTTAACCAAGAGATCGAGAAACTTAAGACACAAATCAAACACTTTGAATCTTTGGAAGAAGAGCTTAAGAAAATGAAGGCCAAAAATAATGACCTTCAGGACAATTACCtaagtgaacaaaataaaaacaaactcttaGCCAGCCAGCTGGAGGAGATAAAGCTACAAATCAAGAAGCAGAAGGAGCTAGAGAacggggaggtggagggagaggaggccttCCTGTCCAGCAAGGGCAGGCACGAGAGGACTAAGTCCAGGGGCCTCGGGAGCGAGGTGCCTGTGTCCAGGCACGCGCCCCGGGAGCTGTCACCCCAGCAGAGGCGGGAAAGGCACCGGAACAGGGAGCTCGCCGTCAACAACGAGAACTACCCGCTGAGCAACAGGCAGGCCTCCTCGCCCAGTCTCACCGCGAGGAGGACCACCAGAGCTTCCAACCCTGGGGCGGGGGCGGACGGCGGGGCCCAGGACATGAAGAGGGCTGAAGACCGATTTGCATCTGGCTCTTCTCAGAGCGAAGGGAAGAAGTGCAGGGAGCAGCCGTCTGTGCTCAGCCGCTACCCGCCCGCGGCTCAGGAGCACAGTAAAGCTTGGAAGGGAACTCCCAAGCCAGGTACTGAGAGTGGGCTGAAGGGAAAGGTAGAGAAGACAACACGAACGTTTAGTGAGACCACTCACGGATCCGTTCCCAACGACACACTGGGTAGAGCTGACAAGGCTTCGGACGCTTCTGCTGAGGCCCTCTTTGGCAGGCGGGGGCAGGGGCCTGGCAGTGGAAGCCAAGTCACTCAGGCCTCAGACTCTGGCAGTTCTAAGACCATTGGAGCTCTGGCCTCATCTCGAAGATCTTCCTCAGAAGGACTCTCTAAGGGCAGAAAGGCTGCCAGTGGCCCGGAGGCTGATACCACTTCCGCAAATGCCAAGGCTGCACTTTTATCAAAGTATCCTTATAGCTCCAGAAGCCAAGAGAACATCCTTCAGGGCTTTTCAACCCCGAATAAAGGAGTTGATCAACCCATAGCAGTTGTGATGGAAGACAGCAGTCAGCATGAGGCCCTGAGGTGTCGAGTCATCAAATCCAGTGGCAGAGAGAACCCAGACTCAGATGACGATGTGGACGTGGTGTCTCTTGTTACGGCCAAGTTGGTAAACACAACCATCACTCCGGAGCCAGAGCCCAGACAACAGCTCAACTCGAGAGAAAAAGCCAGATCCCGCGGGGGACTCAGAGCTGCCCTGTTTGAGAATGATAAAGATGCTGGGGCAGAAAATGAATCTGTGAAGCCAGTGAGAGCCTCCACCAATGCCGTGGAGTTCCCAGATGCCAATGGTGCTGGGGTAAAAAGCCAGCGGCCCTTCAGCCCCAGAGAGGCCTTGCGGTCCAGGGCCGTCATCAAACCTATCATCGTTGATAAGGATGTGAAAAAAATTATGGGAGGATCTGGAACTGAGGCCGCATTAGAGAAACAGCAATCCACCTCCACCTCTGTTTGGCCAGGGCCAAACAAAGTGACAAGCAGCATTACCATCTACCCCTCTGACAGTGGCAGCCCCAGAGCCAACCCAGGCGAGGGCCTGCGGGAGAGGCACACCTCCACCAGCAACATCCAGGTTGGGCCACCAGAGCTCACGTCAGTTAGCAACCACGTCAGCTCTCCCTTTGAGCTCTCCATTCACAAACATGACATCACCCTGCAGTTTACAGAAGCTGAAGGAGCAGGAGATGCGTCCCTGAAGAACAGGCCAGAAACAGTGGTCTCGCGGAGCAGCATTATCATCAAGCCGTCGGATCCTGTGGAGAGGAACAGCCATGCACCCCCAGTGGAGACAATCAGGTGGAAAAGCCATAGTGCCCCTTCAGAAGTGGGCCCCTCAGATGCCAGACATGTCACTGTGCGGAATGCCTGGAAGAGCAGGCGAGACTTGAACTCTTTAGAAGACCCCCTAACTCGAGCAGTTAAAAACGTGGAGCCCAGCAACGCCTACACCCAGAGGTCTTCCACAGACTGTTCAGACCTTGAACAGCCCAGGCCACACCTTTTTGAGCAGGGCGCTCGAAGGGTGGGAAATTCGGGGGAAGCCCCTGAGCTCACCTCCAGAAGGACCCAAAGCAGCCTCACCGTGTCCGAGGTGCTCACTCGCCGGAATCGGGTAGGAGATGCCGTCCCGGCCGCAGCCTGGAACCACTCAGCTGGCATG GAGGAAGGTGATGATTATACACTCAGTGCCTGTAGGCGACTGCACAACTCTCTGGAACGGTCTGAACTGCCTGCGAAGCAGGGGCTGCCAGAGCCTGGGCAAGGACGGGCCGAGGAACGGTTACGGCcaaccaggccctgtgctgaggaGAACTGA